CAAGAAGAGCAACGACAATCTGCCGGACCCCTATCATGTGGCGTTGCAGGCCTTCGGCCTGACCGAGCAGGACGTGCCGCGCTCGATGATGCGCAAGATCCTGACGAGCGATGCCTATGATCCGAACGGCTATATCGCCTCGCTGAAGGACGAACGCATCACCAATATGGCCCGCGCCTTCAATTTCGGCCCGGACGGCAAGGCGGCGTCACCCTTCCAGGCGCTGCCCGACGCGACTCTGGCCAAATACGCCACCGACTACAAGGCGCATATGACCATGCTGCTGAAGGCCGGCCCGGTGAAGGACAAGGCATCGAAGGACGCGACCACCGAAGTCGATTATTTCGCCAAGGGCATGGCCAAGGTAAAATCCCTCGACGATTTCCTCGACGACAGCCGCCTGACGGATCTGGTGCTGAAAGCCAACAATCTCGACCCGAAGGATTACGACAAGGCGACGCTGAAGAAGATCTTCACCTCCGATCCCGACGACAAGAAGAGCTACCTGAACGCCAAGGCCGATGCGCGCTTCCAGGATATTGTTGCCGCCTTCAACTTCGACAAGGACGGCAATCTCACCCGCGCCAAGATGGGCACCATCCAGAACAAGGCCGCCGAGGAGCACACCCAGGAGCTCTACGTCCAGCAGACGATGGAAGCCCAGCAGGGCGAAAGCAATGATGGTGTGCGCCTGGCGCTCTATTTCAGCCGCAAGGCCCCGAGCATCACCTCGATCTATTCGATCCTCGGCGACAAGGCGCTCTATCAGGTCGTCACCACAGCCTACAGCCTGCCCTCGCAGATGTCGGGCATGGATGTCACCAAACAGGCCGACCTCCTCAACCGCTTCGTCAAGCTCGAGGATCTCCAGGATCCGAAGAAGGTCGACAAACTGCTGCGCCGCTTCACCGCCATGTACGACGTCCAGAACAGCACCCAGCAATCGCCGGCGCTACAAATCCTGACCGGCGGCGGCACCCAGTCGTCTTAATTGCTCTTCACGCTTTAAGATTGCCCCTCACCCTAACCCTCTCCCGTAAAAACGGGGCGAGGGGACGTGCCCTGCGCTACGTTGGCGAGGGACGGAGAGGTAGCGGCTTGTCCCCTTCGCCCCGTTTACGGGGAGAAGGTGCCGGCAGGCGGATGAGGGGCTGCCCCCAACCGTCACCCTCAAATCTCGAGGCTGACCACCTTTCCCGGGTTCATAATATTTGCCGGATCGAAGGCGCGCTTGATGCGGCGCATCAGTTCGATTTCGATTGCCGGGCGGATTGCCGCAAGCTCGTCGCGCTTCAGCTGGCCGATGCCGTGTTCGGCCGAGATCGAGCCGCCATGCGCCAGCACCAGCCCATGGACGATATGGTTCATTTCGCGCCAGCGGCCGATGAAGGCGGCCTTGTCGGCACCGACCGGCTGGGAAATATTATAATGGATATTGCCGTCGCCCATATGGCCGAAGGCGCAGATGCGGGCTCCGGGCATTGCCGCCAGAACCGCTTCGGCGGCCTCGGCCATGAAGTGCGCGATCCGCGACACCGGCACGGAAACATCGTGTTTGATCGACCCGCCTTCGGGCTTCTGGGCATCCGACATGCTCTCGCGCATGTGCCAGATCGCCTGCTGCTGCGCCACCGATGAGGCAATCGCCGCATCGAGCACCAGTCCGGCCGCAAAACCCTGTTCGAGCACGCCGTTCATCATCCGCTCCGCCGTTTCGGCGGAATCCGATGTCGAAATGTCGATCAGCACATACCAGGGATAGGCCGCTTGCAGCGGATCGCGCACGCCATCGATATGGCGCGTGGTGATTTCGACGCCGAAACGCGGCATCAGCTCGAAACCGGTGAGCGAGGTGCCGCAGAGGCTGGAGGCAAGGTTGAAGAGACCAAGCGCGTCCTCGACCGAATTCAGGCCGGCGAATGCCACTTGATGGCCGAGCGGCTGGGGAAACAGCTTCAGCACCGCGCCGGTGATGATGCCGAGCGTGCCTTCGGCGCCGATGAAAAGGTCGCGCAGGTCGTAGCCGGTATTGTCCTTCTTCAGGCGGCGCAGGCCGTCCCAGATCTCGCCGGTCGGCAGCACCACTTCGAGGCCGAGGCAGAGCTGGCGCATATTGCCGTAGGCCAGCACCGCCGTGCCGCCGGCATTGGTGGAAAGGTTGCCGCCGATGCGGCAGGAGCCCTCGGAGCCGAGCGACAGCGGAAACAGCTGCCCATGCGCCTCGGCCGCCTTCTGGACATCGGCGAGAATGGCGCCGCCATCGGCGACCAGCACGTTCGCCACCGGATCGACATCGCGGATCCGGTTCATGCGCTCGAGCGACAGGATGATATCGGACTTGCCGGCGCGCGGCGTCTGGCCGCCGACAAGGCCGGTATTGCCGGTCTGCGGCACGATCGCCGTCCCGGTCTCCGTCGCAAGCTTCATGATAGCCGAGACGTCCTCGACCGAGCCGGGTTTCAGCAGGAGAGGGGAGGAGCCATGATAGAGGCCGCGGTTTTCGACCAGATGCGGCGCAAGATCGGCCTCGCCCCGAAGCGCGTATTTATCGCCGACGATGGCTGCGAAACGGTCGAGAAGTTCGGTGGAAATGCCGGTGCTGCTCATCGGGGTCGGTCCTCGGTCGATTTGATCGTGTCTGTCAGTCGCGCGGCGCCGCCGCCCGCTGCAGGCGGTCGTTGATCGCTTCGCCGAGCCCCTCTTCGGGAATGGCCGAGAAGGCGATGCTCGAAGCCCCGCTGGCATCGGCCCGCTTCATATAGTCGAAAAGATTGGCCGCCGCCTCGGCAAGGTCGCCGCGCGGGCTGAGATCAAGCACGATCCGGGCGCCGTTTGTGCCGGAGACGGCAGCCCCGCCAAAGGCGATCAGCGCTTCGCCGGGTTCGACCGCCGTCGCATTGAGCCGCACGGCGGCGCCCGGCGCATAGTGCGAGGCAAGCATACCAGGCGCTTCGATCGCCGCCGACGCCGTTTTCGCCCTGAGCAGCGGCCGGCCTGCGACACGCTCGATCTCGCGCGCTGCCAGGCCGCCGGGCCGCAGCAGCCTCACCCGGTCGCCCTCCACCTTGACGATCGTCGATTCGACACCGACGGTGCTTGGCCCCGCATCGAGGATCAACGGGACCTTCGCGCCGAGATCGGCCTCGACATGGGCCGCACTCGTCGCGCTGATTGCGCCAGACGTATTGGCGCTCGGGGCTGCGAGCGGCCGCCCGAAGGCGCCGATCAACGCGCCCGCAAAACCTTTCGGCACGCGCACGCCGACG
This Rhizobium acidisoli DNA region includes the following protein-coding sequences:
- a CDS encoding L-threonylcarbamoyladenylate synthase, which produces MARIIDIEADRRAALEAASAALADGFAIAIPTETVYGLAADATNPAAITRIYETKGRPRFNPLICHMADLAMAEEHAEFDPVSRALAAAFWPGPLTLVLPLKPQSPIHSLATAGLDSVGVRVPKGFAGALIGAFGRPLAAPSANTSGAISATSAAHVEADLGAKVPLILDAGPSTVGVESTIVKVEGDRVRLLRPGGLAAREIERVAGRPLLRAKTASAAIEAPGMLASHYAPGAAVRLNATAVEPGEALIAFGGAAVSGTNGARIVLDLSPRGDLAEAAANLFDYMKRADASGASSIAFSAIPEEGLGEAINDRLQRAAAPRD
- a CDS encoding FAD-binding oxidoreductase gives rise to the protein MSSTGISTELLDRFAAIVGDKYALRGEADLAPHLVENRGLYHGSSPLLLKPGSVEDVSAIMKLATETGTAIVPQTGNTGLVGGQTPRAGKSDIILSLERMNRIRDVDPVANVLVADGGAILADVQKAAEAHGQLFPLSLGSEGSCRIGGNLSTNAGGTAVLAYGNMRQLCLGLEVVLPTGEIWDGLRRLKKDNTGYDLRDLFIGAEGTLGIITGAVLKLFPQPLGHQVAFAGLNSVEDALGLFNLASSLCGTSLTGFELMPRFGVEITTRHIDGVRDPLQAAYPWYVLIDISTSDSAETAERMMNGVLEQGFAAGLVLDAAIASSVAQQQAIWHMRESMSDAQKPEGGSIKHDVSVPVSRIAHFMAEAAEAVLAAMPGARICAFGHMGDGNIHYNISQPVGADKAAFIGRWREMNHIVHGLVLAHGGSISAEHGIGQLKRDELAAIRPAIEIELMRRIKRAFDPANIMNPGKVVSLEI